The nucleotide sequence GATCTGTCACGTCCATCCCGATGCCGACACCGTCGGCGCGGGGCTGGCGCTGGGCATCGTGCTCGACCGTCGCGGCAAACAGGTTGAGGTCAGCTTCGCCGCACCCGCCGCGTTGCCGGAATCGTTGCGGTCGCTGCCGGGCTGCGACCTGCTGATCGGTCCCGACGACATCCGCCGTGACGTCGATCTGGTGGTGACCGTCGACGTGCCGAGCCGCAAACGGCTCGGCGCGCTGGGCGACTTGGCCGGTCCGGGCCAGCAGTTGCTGGTGATCGACCACCACGCCTCCAACGACCTGTTCGGCACTGCGAATTTCGTGGACACGGCGGCCGATTCGACCACGATGATGGTGGCCGACCTGCTTGACGCGTGGGGGATTCCCATCGACCCCGATGTCGCGCACTGCATCTACGCCGGGCTGACGACCGACACCGGATCGTTCCGCTGGGCCAGCGCCCGCGCCCTGCGCCTGGCGGCGCGACTGGTCGACATCGGGGTGGACAACGGCGCGGTCAGCCGGACGTTGATGGATACGCATCCGTTCGCCTGGTTGCCGATGCTGTCCAGGGTGCTGGGGTCGGCGCGGCTGCTGCCCGACGCTGCCGGTGGCCGCGGCCTGGTCTACGCGGTCGTCAACCATCAGGAGTTTTTGGGCGCGCGCTCGGAGGAAGTCGAAAGCATCGTCGACATCGTTCGCACCACGCAGCAGGCCGAGGTGGCGGCGGTGTTCAAAGAGGTTGAGCCGCAACAGTGGTC is from Mycobacterium conspicuum and encodes:
- a CDS encoding DHH family phosphoesterase yields the protein MTTIDPKTEPRLAGTPGLSVDAAGAAELLSAATTIAVICHVHPDADTVGAGLALGIVLDRRGKQVEVSFAAPAALPESLRSLPGCDLLIGPDDIRRDVDLVVTVDVPSRKRLGALGDLAGPGQQLLVIDHHASNDLFGTANFVDTAADSTTMMVADLLDAWGIPIDPDVAHCIYAGLTTDTGSFRWASARALRLAARLVDIGVDNGAVSRTLMDTHPFAWLPMLSRVLGSARLLPDAAGGRGLVYAVVNHQEFLGARSEEVESIVDIVRTTQQAEVAAVFKEVEPQQWSVSMRAKKDVDLAAVASAFGGGGHRLAAGYSTSGLIEDAVASLRAALG